In one Nicotiana sylvestris chromosome 8, ASM39365v2, whole genome shotgun sequence genomic region, the following are encoded:
- the LOC138875699 gene encoding putative disease resistance protein RGA1, with protein MESVVTYSLKELPHEDCFSLFLKWAFRNGQERHFPNLTKIGEDIVKKCIRVPLARKTLSSMLYATTDEREWLKVRDDKLWQLKQDNNDILLALRLSYNQLPYYMKQ; from the coding sequence ATGGAATCTGTTGTTACATACAGCTTGAAAGAACTACCGCATGAGGATTGCTTCTCTTTGTTTCTGAAATGGGCGTTTAGAAATGGACAAGAGAGACATTTTCCAAACCTAACTAAAATTGGAGAAGATATTGTAAAGAAATGCATAAGAGTGCCTTTGGCAAGGAAGACTCTAAGTAGTATGTTATATGCGACAACTGATGAAAGGGAATGGTTAAAAGTGAGAGACGATAAGTTATGGCAACTAAAACAGGATAATAATGATATCTTACTTGCACTAAGGTTAAGCTATAATCAGTTGCCATATTACATGAAGCAATGA
- the LOC104245044 gene encoding putative disease resistance protein RGA3: MYLIADDFLDEIQTYGQQRQRHKSKVGFLFSPFKLILFRYKMSHKMKEIRERLDSIAADKAKFHLCERTIALETKRDLTYSFILPDVVGRRNKSEEIVEVLMQENDFDECLYVVSIVGIGGVGKITLAELVYRDERIVNNFPLRIWLCASYDFDVIKLARNIVNLASGVSCDNFNVEQVHSSLQDALHANRF, from the coding sequence ATGTACTTGATAGCTGATGATTTTCTTGATGAAATTCAGACTTATGGTCAACAAAGGCAAAGGCATAAATCCAAAGTTGGGTTTTTATTCTCACCCTTTAAACTGATTCTTTTTAGATACAAAATGAGTCATAAGATGAAAGAAATAAGGGAGAGGTTAGATAGTATTGCAGCGGATAAAGCTAAATTTCACTTATGTGAGAGAACTATTGCCTTAGAAACGAAAAGGGATTTGACATATTCCTTTATACTTCCAGATGTTGTTGGAAGGAGGAATAAGAGTGAAGAGATTGTTGAAGTTCTAATGCAAGAAAATGATTTTGATGAGTGTCTCTATGTGGTTTCAATTGTTGGAATTGGAGGTGTGGGGAAAATCACACTTGCTGAATTAGTGTACAGAGATGAGAGGATAGTAAATAATTTTCCTTTAAGGATTTGGTTGTGTGCCTCATATGATTTTGATGTCATAAAGTTGGCTAGGAACATTGTTAATTTGGCGAGTGGTGTATCGTGTGATAACTTTAATGTTGAACAAGTGCACTCTTCACTTCAAGATGCTTTGCATGCGAACAGATTTTGA